One window of Paenibacillus albicereus genomic DNA carries:
- a CDS encoding polysaccharide pyruvyl transferase family protein: protein MGKTEIESPHAAGRPGLHPMEQLKERLALITRSIPKGSEIIYIDYPVHSNGGDILIMKGTEAFFKAYGIRVRARYSVLDFPDRLSVPTGCILVLHGGGNFGDLYAKHQLLRESIVERYPGNRIVMLPQTIFYKSELNFGRTAAIFNRHPDLHLYVRDTLSYEMARKKFKNVKVQMSPDMAHQLYPIDSPGPADAAGTLFFLRTDIEKTAEQEKLEAASGARTDSKDWTSLYTAAERKALVLMMKLYRLPGTQGLLRRIWYRYSQFLVDKAIREFGNYGSIVTSRLHGHILACLMDKPSVLLDNSYGKNTSYYQAWTRDVPGAELSAAEQAN from the coding sequence ATGGGCAAGACCGAGATCGAATCGCCGCACGCGGCGGGCCGACCAGGCCTGCATCCGATGGAGCAGCTCAAGGAAAGGCTGGCGCTCATCACCCGCAGCATCCCGAAGGGCTCGGAGATCATCTACATCGACTATCCGGTCCACAGCAACGGCGGCGACATCCTCATCATGAAGGGGACCGAGGCCTTTTTCAAAGCCTACGGCATCCGGGTGAGGGCCCGCTACAGCGTGCTCGACTTTCCGGACCGGCTGAGCGTGCCGACCGGCTGCATCCTCGTCCTGCACGGCGGCGGCAACTTCGGCGATCTGTACGCCAAGCATCAGCTGCTGCGCGAGAGCATCGTGGAGCGCTACCCGGGCAACCGGATCGTGATGCTGCCGCAGACGATCTTTTACAAGAGCGAGCTGAACTTCGGCCGTACGGCCGCCATCTTCAACCGGCATCCCGACCTGCATCTGTACGTCCGGGACACGCTCAGCTACGAGATGGCGCGCAAGAAATTCAAGAACGTCAAAGTCCAGATGTCCCCGGACATGGCCCATCAGCTCTATCCGATCGACTCTCCCGGTCCGGCGGACGCGGCCGGCACGCTGTTCTTCCTGCGGACGGACATCGAGAAAACCGCCGAGCAGGAGAAGCTGGAGGCTGCCTCCGGAGCCAGAACCGATTCCAAGGACTGGACGAGCCTCTACACGGCGGCGGAGCGCAAGGCGCTGGTGCTGATGATGAAGCTCTACCGGCTTCCCGGGACTCAGGGGCTGCTCCGGCGCATCTGGTACCGGTATTCGCAGTTTCTGGTGGACAAGGCGATCCGCGAGTTCGGGAATTACGGCAGCATCGTCACCTCGCGGCTGCACGGCCATATCCTCGCCTGCCTGATGGACAAGCCGAGCGTGCTACTCGACAACTCCTACGGCAAGAACACGAGCTACTACCAGGCGTGGACGAGGGACGTGCCGGGAGCGGAGCTGTCGGCGGCGGAGCAGGCGAATTGA